In Bacteroidales bacterium, a genomic segment contains:
- a CDS encoding D-2-hydroxyacid dehydrogenase yields the protein MLRPGIVLLDAYTLGEMSFYPLTKLGNLAVYPVTPMDKRIERISGREIVITNKVVIDKTVMDACPDLRLICVAATGMNNVDLACAESKGIIVRNVAGYSTQSVVQHTFSLLFYLMEHLPYYDNYVKSGQYSRGDLFTHHGRPFNELAGKTYGIIGLGTIGKRIADVASAFGARVIYYSTSGKNLNTGYTHVKLSELLTESDIVSVHCPLNESTKDLITYEELRKMKSSAILINAGRGGIVNELDLASALDEELIAGAALDVLSKEPPDADNPLFQIRFPERLVFTPHIAWASIESRERLLSRIVENISEYLGKR from the coding sequence ATGTTGCGGCCCGGAATCGTCCTTCTGGATGCATATACCCTGGGTGAAATGAGCTTTTATCCCCTGACTAAACTGGGGAATCTAGCCGTTTATCCTGTAACTCCCATGGATAAGCGCATAGAGCGCATTTCGGGCAGGGAAATTGTCATCACTAATAAAGTGGTGATTGATAAAACAGTGATGGACGCCTGCCCCGATCTCCGGTTGATATGCGTTGCCGCCACAGGGATGAACAATGTGGATTTGGCCTGTGCGGAATCAAAGGGAATTATTGTCAGAAATGTTGCCGGCTATTCCACTCAGAGTGTGGTTCAGCATACTTTTTCGCTTCTTTTTTACCTGATGGAACACTTGCCGTATTACGACAATTACGTAAAATCGGGGCAATATTCCCGGGGCGACCTGTTTACCCACCATGGAAGGCCTTTTAATGAACTTGCCGGCAAAACCTATGGTATAATCGGTTTGGGAACAATCGGTAAAAGAATTGCAGATGTTGCCAGTGCGTTTGGCGCCCGTGTAATTTATTATTCCACAAGCGGAAAAAATCTCAATACCGGGTATACCCACGTAAAACTAAGCGAACTGCTTACTGAAAGCGATATCGTTTCGGTTCACTGTCCGTTGAATGAATCGACAAAAGACCTCATCACGTATGAGGAGCTTCGGAAAATGAAGAGCTCGGCTATTCTTATCAATGCCGGCAGAGGAGGCATAGTGAATGAACTTGACCTGGCATCGGCGCTTGATGAAGAACTGATCGCCGGAGCCGCATTGGATGTTCTATCCAAAGAGCCTCCTGATGCGGATAACCCACTGTTTCAAATACGATTTCCTGAACGGTTGGTCTTTACACCCCACATTGCATGGGCAAGCATTGAATCACGAGAAAGGCTTTTAAGCCGGATCGTTGAGAATATCAGCGA
- the lysA gene encoding diaminopimelate decarboxylase, translating into MKLIHNRYQISGVDAVDLVEKYGSPVYVYDTAKMKLQYDKLLHAFREIKVKVNFACKALNNINVLRFFKNTGSGLDAVSIQEVQLGLKAGFAPQDIIFTPNCVSIEEISEGVKLGVRINIDNISILEQFGNIYGNKVPVCIRINPHIFAGGNQKISTGHIDSKFGISTYQMPHVHRVVEATNIRVEGLHLHTGSDILDVEVFLRAAEIMFDVAKSFPGLEYIDFGSGFKVQYKPDDYFTDLENLGKELSKRFKKFCKEYGKDLTLIFEPGKFLVSEAGLFFARVNVVKQTLSTVFAGVDTGLNHLIRPMFYDAYHQIINVSNPKGKLRIYTVVGYICETDTFGWNRKMNEIREGDYLAFLNAGAYCFTMASNYNSRLRPPEVLIHEGKDYLVRERETLDDLLKNQIILEL; encoded by the coding sequence ATGAAACTCATTCATAACAGGTACCAGATCAGCGGTGTAGACGCCGTTGATCTTGTTGAAAAATACGGATCTCCCGTTTATGTGTACGACACAGCTAAAATGAAGCTGCAGTATGATAAACTGCTTCATGCTTTTCGCGAAATAAAAGTAAAGGTAAACTTTGCCTGCAAAGCCCTGAATAATATAAATGTATTGAGGTTTTTTAAAAATACGGGCAGCGGCCTTGATGCTGTTTCCATACAGGAAGTGCAACTGGGGCTGAAAGCCGGTTTTGCTCCGCAGGACATTATTTTTACACCCAACTGTGTATCAATCGAGGAAATTTCAGAAGGGGTGAAACTCGGTGTGCGGATCAACATCGACAATATTTCCATCCTGGAGCAATTCGGAAATATTTACGGAAATAAAGTTCCGGTATGTATCCGGATCAATCCGCATATTTTCGCAGGCGGAAACCAGAAAATATCAACCGGACATATTGATTCTAAATTCGGTATTTCCACATACCAGATGCCTCATGTTCACCGGGTGGTGGAAGCCACCAACATCAGGGTCGAAGGTCTTCACCTGCACACGGGTTCGGATATTCTGGATGTTGAAGTTTTCCTGAGGGCTGCCGAAATTATGTTTGACGTGGCCAAAAGTTTTCCGGGCCTTGAATACATTGACTTCGGAAGCGGTTTCAAAGTACAGTACAAGCCTGATGATTATTTCACCGATTTGGAAAACCTGGGAAAAGAACTCAGCAAACGGTTTAAAAAGTTCTGCAAGGAATATGGCAAGGACCTGACCCTGATTTTCGAACCCGGAAAGTTCCTTGTAAGTGAAGCAGGTTTATTTTTTGCACGGGTTAATGTGGTTAAGCAAACTTTGTCCACTGTTTTTGCAGGTGTGGATACCGGCTTGAATCACCTTATAAGGCCTATGTTTTACGATGCCTATCACCAGATCATCAATGTTTCGAATCCGAAAGGGAAACTCAGAATATATACGGTAGTTGGCTATATATGTGAAACCGATACATTCGGCTGGAACCGGAAAATGAATGAAATCCGTGAAGGTGATTATCTCGCCTTTCTGAATGCCGGTGCTTATTGCTTTACTATGGCATCAAATTACAATTCCCGCTTAAGACCTCCTGAAGTTCTCATTCATGAAGGAAAGGATTACCTGGTGAGGGAAAGAGAAACTCTTGATGATCTCCTGAAGAACCAGATCATTCTGGAATTATAA